One Pieris napi chromosome Z, ilPieNapi1.2, whole genome shotgun sequence DNA window includes the following coding sequences:
- the LOC125062508 gene encoding putative ATP-dependent RNA helicase TDRD12 — protein MLPPGSYRIKIIQYCNPHLIWIDRDNVLEQIGIYGIVPHGKTLAFNPETNSYCFSEFEVDKWLPAAMNLMKEFFADATEIWFSVIHLDDGCIFDGKHKYGDIYCNTKSGLKNLSTYLTKSSFAIIDLGVFHQMLSQKLHTKLNYSDMRDVIRNLNVYYKKNTNKFELYEKDLNMNKGDALEEVNWKFGEKGTDKDFVMKKFCQKMDEKPRNMIMYKKLEMLQIWKRKMEAETKISTAKKDKEPNVKINEEIKNESFNVKPTQKKKFNVLESEKARKMENNSDDFMHDTKYPKRNIKMSKNVIKDDKIDLNTITSSMYRVIDNIVKPVVMVHSKLKKYRNPIFTMRDIPFNEHIQIVLKKMSITRPMSIQSITWHTILRGHSTFIIGPKFCGKTMGYLASVCRLISDGTPEISNCVGPICIIVCATAQSVTQIEEIAKMLLGFKDRILAVYSGVDDMFIATSLLNGCDLLISTPSVLVRLLQDNDFGVDLRRIRIIVLDDCERMNEVYRRELKFCLHKIKEVENSRSNKELKVQFVIASRIWCDFMEPLAKKVPDAVISIGAFPECVIYSKAKMTVSFVKNDKVGSVLEFLDEIDASKKVVIVCRLDDEVKILEKGLKCRQNYIFACHKEMTLSDLYNINSSWKNYDAPLIGPILICTDENLTYLNITDANYLVHYSLPKEYLFFRKRFFVLNDKYPSIFHSNNDSVKIKIILEEVITEELPKILNFVKRCTKDIPPVLDEICSKILAEEDVMKAETLVPICGNLLTLGYCPEFYDCRNRHSVLKGYDDPPKWVPRYGIVTFKIVHLHTAVNYSARLLTHIENSKQIKYPAMHTLSIKLGMYFGNVANRQLHGIPKVGDICAVSVRLDSFARCQVVKIIGRIRGSYLVLIKLLDEEKYEETRDIYLYRLPETLISIETYTVQIRLVNLKPKDNDVTFSPLALNNIKSLVGDEDSYVRGRIVGVIGNCLFLDTLEVCENLTSLDQVVVKDDLKQELLKTHAEEYPDHINKIKELCGPNFSKVPTSVPVKKSKKNKGKGTWAHLNIGEIEGVFITSVINPEQCLVRVSKFEPCMQVLLKDIETYIDSNPEPLIDAEVGDIILAKFPDDDKYERARVEKIKGNMINCFFVDQGDWAYVPLKDAMPIADKLINKLPFQSIECRLIGVKPAGNVWTDFCNTWLSNYADEGTKHFFAKPFNKQPATTTGGNKYSIALVDTSSSADIIINQLMLDLNLASTLEDEIDYLKDVVPNKGTPEDWENLDEPTPDIPNASSMPKLIRSVPLIENDCDSNQSDPWEMYNMADFASYLKQPQNTKQAKQNLPAIMPLADNADESISSDKTSSIDISVANDLDSDDIGPSTKPPCAILDETRQPKLLWRQDRAVVQIKIQLIGVEEYEMAIKDRSIKFSTHLRGTKYAFDFELYGVVDTEKSSHSNKGQYILVKLVKILQKNWGTLGNFDRIKRWIVYDVDNLDASSDEEVVDDSLVNIVKELHEREDTDSDDDVDFIYY, from the exons ATGCTGCCGCCGGGGAGTTATAGaatcaaaataatacaatactgTAATCCTCATTTAATCTGGATAGACAGAGACAATGTTTTAGAGCAAATTGGTATCTATGGTATTGTACCACATGGAAAAACATTAGCGTTCAATCCAGAAACAAATTCATACTGCTTCTCGGAGTTTGAAGTCGACAAGTGGCTGCCAGCTGCAATGAATCTTATGAAGGAGTTCTTTGCAGATGCAACAGAGATATGGTTTTCAGTGATACATTTGGATGATGG TTGTATATTCGACGGAAAGCACAAATATGGCGATATTTATTGCAATACTAAGTCTGGTCTGAAAAATCTGTCAACATATCTAACAAAGTCATCGTTTGCAATTATTGATTTAGGTGTGTTTCATCAAATGTTATCACAGAAGCTGCACACCAAGCTGAATTATTCAGACATGAGAGATGTTATTAGAAAtcttaatgtatattataaaaaaaatacgaacaaatttgaattatatgaaaaggatttaaatatgaataaaggtGATGCGCTGGAAGAGGTCAATTGGAAATTCGGAGAGAAAGGGACAGACAAAGATTTTGTTATGAAAAAGTTTTGCCAGAAAATGGATGAAAAACCGAGGAATATGATTATGTATAAGAAATTGGAAATGTTGCAAATATGGAAGAGGAAAATGGAGGCAGAGACAAAAATTT CAACAGCTAAAAAAGACAAAGAACCGAACGTTAAAATCAATGAAGAAATTAAGAATGAAAGTTTCAATGTCAAACCaacgcaaaaaaagaaatttaatgtattagaATCTGAGAAAGCTCGCAAAATGGAAAATAATAGCGATGATTTTATGCACGATACAAAATAtccaaaaagaaatataaaaatgagtaaaaatgtaataaaagatgacaaaatagatttaaacACTATCACCTCTTCAATGTATAGAGTTATCGATAATATAGTTAAGCCAGTCGTAATGGTGCAttcaaagttaaaaaaatatagaaatccCATATTTACAATGCGGGACATACCATTCAATGAACACATACagattgtgttaaaaaaaatgtccatCACGCGGCCAATGTCGATACAGTCCATCACTTGGCATACGATTCTAAGGGGACACAGTACTTTCATCATAGGCCCTAAGTTTTGCGGTAAAACTATGGGTTATCTGGCAAGTGTCTGCCGTTTAATTAGTGATGGGACACCTGAAATCAGCAATTGTGTTGGTCCTATATGTATCATCGTCTGTGCTACAGCTCAATCCGTGACTCAAATCGAGGAGATAGCTAAAATGCTTCTTGGGTTTAAAGATCGGATTCTGGCTGTGTATTCTGGGGTAGATGATATGTTTATTGCCACGAGTCTTCTGAATGGGTGTGATCTGTTAATATCCACACCATCGGTTTTAGTTCGGTTGCTGCAAGATAATGATTTTGGTGTTGACTTACGAAGGATCAGAATCATCGTTCTGGATGATTGTGAACGAATGAACGAAGTTTATAGAAGAGAGCTTAAATTCTGTCTGCACAAAATTAAAGAGGTCGAAAATTCCAGGTCTAATAAGGAGCTTAAAGTTCAATTTGTCATTGCGTCCAGGATTTGGTGCGATTTTATGGAACCGCTAGCGAAGAAAGTTCCAGATGCTGTTATAAGTATCGGTGCATTCCCGGAATGCGTGATCTATTCGAAGGCGAAAATGACAGTTAGCTTTGtgaaaaatgataaagttgGGTCTGTCTTAGAGTTTCTGGATGAAATCGATGCATCAAAGAAAGTAGTGATTGTGTGTAGATTGGATGATGAAGTAAAAATTCTGGAGAAGGGGTTGAAATGTCGccaaaattacatatttgcaTGTCATAAGGAAATGACCCTGTCGGATCTTTACAATATTAACTCGAGCTGGAAAAATTATGACGCACCTTTGATAGGCCCGATTCTTATTTGTACAGATGAGAATTTAACCTATCTCAATATTACCGATGCCAATTATCTCGTCCATTACTCTCTACCCAAAGAGTATTTGTTCTTTAGAAAACGATTTTTCGTTTTGAACGACAAATACCCGTCGATATTTCATTCAAACAACGATTctgtcaaaattaaaattatactcGAGGAAGTGATTACGGAGGAATTGCCGAAGATTTTAAACTTCGTAAAGCGATGCACTAAGGATATTCCACCTGTTCTGGATGAAATCTGCAGTAAAATACTAGCTGAAGAGGATGTGATGAAGGCTGAAACATTAGTTCCGATTTGCGGTAACCTTTTAACCTTGGGTTATTGCCCAGAGTTCTATGACTGTCGGAATCGTCATTCGGTGTTGAAGGGCTACGATGATCCACCTAAATGGGTTCCTCGATATGGGATTGTTACTTTTAAAATCGTTCATCTCCACACAGCTGTTAATTACTCCGCTCGCCTGTTAACTCACATTGAGAATAGTAAACAAATCAAGTACCCCGCGATGCACACCCTTTCTATTAAACTTGGCATGTATTTCGGTAATGTTGCGAACAGACAACTTCACGGTATACCAAAAGTAGGCGATATCTGCGCTGTGTCGGTGAGACTGGATTCATTCGCGAGGTGTCAAGTCGTAAAAATTATTGGCCGAATTCGCGGTTCCTACCTAGTGTTGATAAAGCTATTGGATGAGGAGAAATATGAGGAAACaagagatatatatttatatcgttTGCCGGAGACTCTAATTTCTATTGAAACGTATACTGTGCAAATTCGTTTGGTAAATCTCAAACCAAAAGATAATGATGTGACGTTTTCACCACTggctctaaataatattaaaagcctcGTTGGTGATGAAGATTCTTACGTAAGAGGCCGTATTGTTGGTGTAATTGGAAACTGTCTCTTTCTTGATACGTTAGAAGTATGtgaaaatcttacatctttagACCAAGTCGTTGTTAAGGATGACTTAAAACAGGAACTTCTAAAAACGCATGCAGAAGAATACCCTgatcatattaataaaattaaagagtTGTGTGGTCCAAACTTTTCAAAAGTACCTACCTCAGTCCCAGTGAAGAAgtctaagaaaaataaaggAAAAGGCACCTGGGCGCATTTGAATATTGGTGAAATAGAGGGAGTTTTTATTACTTCCGTAATAAATCCCGAGCAGTGCTTGGTACGTGTTAGTAAATTCGAACCGTGCATGcaggttttattaaaagatatCGAAACATATATAGACAGCAACCCGGAACCGTTGATAGATGCGGAAGTGGGTGATATAATCCTGGCGAAATTTCCTGACGACGATAAATACGAACGCGCGAGAGTCGAGAAAATTAAAGGGAACATGATAAATTGTTTCTTTGTGGATCAAGGCGACTGGGCGTATGTTCCATTAAAAGACGCGATGCCTATAGcagataaattaattaataaactcccTTTCCAAAGCATTGAATGTCGTCTTATAGGTGTCAAACCAGCTGGAAATGTTTGGACAGATTTCTGTAATACATGGCTATCGAACTACGCGGATGAGGGAACAAAGCACTTCTTCGCTAAACCTTTTAATAAACAACCGGCCACTACTACTGGTGGCAATAAATACTCCATCGCATTAGTAGATACAAGTTCCAGCgctgatattattattaatcaattgATGCTGGATTTAAACTTAGCAAGCACATTGGAAGATGAAATTGATTACCTTAAAGACGTCGTGCCAAACAAGGGAACGCCTGAAGATTGGGAAAATCTAGACGAACCTACACCAGATATTCCAAATGCCTCGTCTATGCCTAAACTAATACGATCAGTTCCTTTGATTGAGAATGATTGTGATTCAAACCAATCAGATCCCTGGGAAATGTACAACATGGCTGACTTTGCCTCCTACTTAAAGCAACCCCAAAACACAAAGCAAGCTAAACAAAATCTTCCAGCGATAATGCCTTTAGCCGATAATGCAGATGAATCCATTTCAAGTGATAAAACAAGCTCTATTGATATTTCAGTAGCTAACGATTTAGATTCAGACGACATCGGGCCTTCGACAAAACCACCATGCGCCATCCTTGATGAAACACGACAGCCCAAGCTCCTATGGCGTCAGGATAGAGCCGTTGTGCagataaaaatacaactaATTGGCGTAGAAGAATACGAAATGGCAATTAAGGATCGGTCAATAAAATTCTCAACACATTTGCGTGGGACGAAATACGCGTTTGACTTTGAACTCTACGGCGTTGTTGATACGGAAAAAAGTTCACATTCAAATAAGGGGCAATATATATTGGTGAAGCTGGTAaaaattttgcaaaaaaattgGGGTACTCTTGGAAATTTCGATAGAATTAAGCGATGGATTGTCTATGACGTTGACAATTTGGATGCGTCGTCTGATGAAGAAGTTGTGGATGATTCTCTAGTGAACATTGTTAAGGAATTGCATGAGAGGGAAGATACAGATAGTGATGATGATGtggattttatatattattaa